ATGTTTTAATGTATAATTATATTAAAAACCAACCTGCCGATATGATTGTCTGTACTCAAAAGTCCGGAATGATGATGATAGATAACTACAGATATTATAAAGTAAAGACTAAATACGGCGTTAAAGAAAGCATAAAAGAGTCAGAATACAATGAATTGATAAGTTTATATGGTGAAAGGGAAATTTATAAAGAGGCAAAACAAAAAATTATAAGCACAAATGATAAATATAATGATAAAAATATAATAAAAGTATTTCCTTATAAGGACTATATCTATTATATTTTTCTTGATGAGAATGAAGAAGTATATACAATGAGATATAATATAAATACATACGAAATAGAAAAAATTTTCTTTGACTATATATATAAAGATTCAATGGATTTAGAAGGCAATGTGATTATTAGTGAATATCCTGATTTTTGCGATAGTATAAATGAAAAGCTTGTTAACAAATTAGATGAGTATATACAAACCATATATACAGATAACAGAATAGTATTTGAAATATTGGTAAATAACCCTAAAAATGGAAGTTATATATCTTTGTATGAGTACATACCGGAGACTAAAGAAACTAAACTGTTAGTTAAGTTTGATGTTACAAATATACGGGAAATAGCATTTATAGAAGCAAATAAAAATAATTAAAAAATAAATTTTATAAGGTAAAATTCACGGGATAATAGAGCGCAACGGTTCTGGAAAGACGGTTCTTTTTAAATGTGTAACCTTTAAATTTGTAAGTTTAATGGTATAATATTTTTTGAAGATAAATATTATACAAAAGAGGTAGAATGTAATGAGTTTAAATATAAATAATGCAAAATTCGAAGTATCGGCGGTTAAGCCTTCCCAGTATCCTGTTAGTGATTTGCCTGAAGTGACCTTTGTGGGAAGGTCTAATGTAGGTAAATCCTCTTTGATTAATTCTCTTTTAAACAGGAAAAATTTGGCAAAAGTTGCAGCTACACCTGGAAAAACGCAGGTGATAAATTTTTACAATATAGATAATAAACTGTATTTTGTGGACCTTCCCGGGTACGGGTATGCAAAAGTGTCAAAAGGGGTACAGGCTTCCTGGGCAAAATTTATTGAAACTTATTTAGTAAAAAGGGAGCAGCTAAAATTAATAGTTATGCTTGTTGATATAAGACATTCTCCAACTTCCCATGACAAATTAATGCATGACTGGATTTTAAGTATGGAGCTTCCATACTTAGTGGTTGCAACTAAGAAGGACAAAGTACCCCGTTCTAAAATAAAGCCAAGATTGGCTGATATAGCTAAAGAGCTAAATCTTGATGCTTCTAATAAATTAATTCCCTATTCCTCAGAGACAAGACAGGGAAGGGATGAATTGTGGGATGAAATTAAAAAGTGTTTGGATATGGAAGGCTAATCTTGACAAATGTCTTTACAAGTGTAGATTTATAATATATAATAGACTCTGAAAATTGAATATTTTTTAAGCTGGGGGTGCCACACTGGCTGAGAAAGAGTGAAAAACTCTTAACCCTTTGAACCTGACACGGATAATGCCGGCGTAGGGAAGCTTTGAAAAAGTGTTTTTTTCATAGATAATTAGCTTGCCTCAAAGGCAAGCTTTTTTTGATACCTAAAGACATAAAGTATGTAATATATGTAAAATAAGGGGGTGTTAAATTGTTTATATCG
The genomic region above belongs to Acetivibrio saccincola and contains:
- the yihA gene encoding ribosome biogenesis GTP-binding protein YihA/YsxC; this encodes MSLNINNAKFEVSAVKPSQYPVSDLPEVTFVGRSNVGKSSLINSLLNRKNLAKVAATPGKTQVINFYNIDNKLYFVDLPGYGYAKVSKGVQASWAKFIETYLVKREQLKLIVMLVDIRHSPTSHDKLMHDWILSMELPYLVVATKKDKVPRSKIKPRLADIAKELNLDASNKLIPYSSETRQGRDELWDEIKKCLDMEG